A single Cryptococcus deuterogattii R265 chromosome 2, complete sequence DNA region contains:
- a CDS encoding short-chain dehydrogenase/reductase SDR: MASSEVLHPKAVAVITGAASGIGLAAALRYAKEGASIVLVDIDSAALDPAVEKVKSVEGVGTVFGVRVDVGNVKEVAGLRDRVLEEFGEVHILMANAGTSTQTPSFSLSTPLEELQSDWNKVLNTNFFGVLNTAQAFAPFMVKQENSSVIIITGSKQGITCPPGNAGYNVSKAAVKVYAEQLSHELRSDPDSRCTAHLFIPGWVFTGLTGANKMGAAKPPGAWTPEQTVDYMVDKVFQEGDFYVICPDNETPTSLDKARIQWSMEDVLQNRPALSRWHPSYKARFEDFIQSKQGLAARSRSRGRPAQRDGSQVPSVVSIPSETDLLAFRRN, from the exons ATGGCTAGCTCAGAAGTGCTTCACCCCAAAGCCGTGGCAGTAATAACGGGCGCTGC GTCAGGTATTGGATTGGCTGCTGCCCTTCGTTATGCCAAAGAAGGGGCGTCAATTGTTCTTGTCGACATTGATTCAGCGGCCCTCGACCCGGCAGTGGAAAAGGTTAAAAGCGTAGAAGGTGTCGGGACGGTGTTTGGTGTAAGAGTGGATGTGGGAAATGTTAAAGAAGTGGCAGGTCTGCGGGATAGGGTTTTAGAGGAGTTTGGCGAG GTCCACATCCTTATGGCCAACGCTGGTACTTCAACGCAGACTCCCAGTTTCTCTTTGTCCACGCCCTTGGAGGAGCTGCAGTCGGACTGGAACAAAGTACTCAATACGAACTTCTTCGGTGTTTTGAACACCGCTCAAGCTTTCGCTCCTTTTATGGTGAAGCAAGAAAATTCAAGTGTTATCATTATCACTGGCAGCAAACAGGGCATTACTTGCCCTCC TGGTAACGCGGGGTACAACGTTTCTAAAGCGGCCGTCAAGGTTTACGCCGAGCAAC TTTCTCATGAGTTACGTTCAGATCCTGACAGTCGTTGCACTGCCCATCTCTTTATCCCTGGTTGGGTCTTTACTGGTCTCACGGGCGCCAACAAGATGGGGGCTGCAAAGCCACCTGGCGCTTGGACACCAGAGCAAACCGTAGACTACATGGTTGATAAGGTGTTCCAAGAGGGGGACTTTTATGTTATCTGCCCCGATAATGAGACCCCTACG TCTTTGGACAAGGCAAGAATTCAGTGGAGCATGGAAGATGTCTTGCAGAACCGACCTGCTCTATCTAGGTGGCATCCTAGCT ATAAGGCTCGCTTTGAAGATTTTATTCAATCGAAACAGGGTCTGGCAGCTCGAAGCCGCAGCCGCGGTCGGCCTGCCCAACGTGATGGCTCTCAGGTACCATCAGTGGTATCTATCCCCTCTGAGACTGACTTGCTGGCTTTCCGCCGTAATTGA
- a CDS encoding pre-rRNA-processing protein IPI1, giving the protein MPKATRKKKEKQADFVKAKLKLGKGKKQASNTTDTSFKARSIALPGQEALNRALQISEGAGPSEPTTGNGLTLEDIFIRLKHPNSVVRKDALGGLKEILQVDVSREVGKVLRALGGLVADDDAAVRKSFLALLDWYLAHLSQSVLSPHLPLLVLQASSALSHIFPEIRLDACKLVYLMLQYVPSHVVSCWPYELSNILEGLRLAVGLGGEKGINSQIGRLTGGAKLVAMKAMREFVRIGLGNGMTQKWGERYLEERKGSKGKFEVMKEESGMENMQLEGWLVGARTVRLVDGGDAWELGRLGSLEGKGDEEGVVNVLSQLYIQLHPLLLSTFLENAPTAFSPSTASFTPASENIPLALCVMTASLTELLADAILTRATPDANTPELKQVKSFISDFHRRMTGWFPFNSGTTPIPSGVTPGFELSLAYARLAVLLAPQPVELTIIKHSTKRGKEIGWRERVKATEEAWKTMREPERPKGKGKTGQNQWAIEEIADWVVEVLTPKNDVLAPSLNPEAYSALMPIVWALLTQPPSCLPSDGSDIPSHVGSAFMSHLIRQGSSSPIRGIGEEFLITLILVHEKEYPILPFYIVPQSPLRSMIKSWFEGIPKTLFELGTKNERASERLLRFLLVIGSRGEGAFEQPYSLIDPTTFPDLTPKLAPFWHLQHPSKGSIPGAWTKLSSGEIKRLGLDVAMMWKQWNGVRLSDAIGRVCGHDQWGFYWRR; this is encoded by the exons ATGCCCAAGGCCacaaggaaaaagaaggaaaaacaGGCCGATTTTGTT AAAGCCAAACTCAAACTTGGTAAGGGCAAAAAGCAGGCTTCGAACACTACCGATACATCCTTCAAAGCGAGAT CCATCGCACTCCCCGGCCAAGAGGCACTCAATCGAGCGCTTCAAATTTCTGAAGGCGCCGGTCCATCTGAACCAACCACTGGCAATGGACTGACTCTAGAGGATATCTTTATCCGTCTCAAGCATCCAAACTCCGTTGTCCGGAAGGATGCACTGGGTGGATTGAAAGAAATATTGCAAGTGGACGTGAGCAGGGAAGTCGGCAAAGTCTTGAGAGCATTGGGAGGATTGGTTGCAGACGATGACGCTGCCGTGAGGAAAAGTTTCCTAGCGCTTTTGGATTGGTATCTGGCCCATCTCTCCCAA TCGGTTCTAtcccctcatcttccccttcttgttcttcaagCATCTTCTGCCCTCTCTCACATTTTTCCCGAGATTAGACTTGATGCCTGCAAGCTTGTATACCTCATGCTCCAATATGTTCCAAGCCATGTTGTTTCCTGTTGGCCGTACGAATTGTCTAACATTCTTGAGGGTCTCCGCCTTGCAGTCGGACTTGGCGGTGAAAAAGGAATAAATTCGCAGATCGGAAGATTGACTGGCGGTGCGAAACTTGTGGCGATGAAGGCAATGCGGGAATTCGTGAGAATAGGGTTAGGAAATGGTATGACCCAAAAATGGGGCGAACGGTAtctggaggaaagaaagggtaGCAAGGGAAAATTCGAAGTtatgaaggaagagtctGGCATGGAAAATATGCAACTTGAAGGCTGGCTTGTTGGCGCTAGAACGGTGAGGCTGGtagatggtggagatgcTTGGGAGCTTGGAAGATTGGGATCTCTTGAAGGCAAgggcgatgaggaaggtgtGGTCAATGTTCTCTCA CAATTATATATACAACTACACCCCCTTCTTTTGTCTACCTTCCTTGAAAACGCCCCCACTGCCTTCTCACCTTCAACGGCTTCGTTTACTCCAGCTTCCGAAAACATACCATTGGCTCTCTGCGTCATGACTGCATCTTTAACTGAGCTGTTAGCCGACGCGATCTTGACCCGCGCGACACCAGACGCGAATACTCCAGAATTAAAGCAGGTGAAAAGCTTCATTTCAGATTTCCATAGACGCATGACTGGGTGGTTCCCTTTCAATTCCGGTACGACCCCGATACCTTCAGGGGTTACCCCAGGCTTTGAACTCTCACTGGCGTACGCTAGACTGGCTGTCCTTCTTGCCCCACAACCTGTCGAATTAACAATTATCAAACACTCAACTAAGCGCGGGAAAGAGATTggttggagagagagagtcAAGGCCActgaagaagcttggaAAACGATGAGGGAACCGGAGAGGCCGAAAGGGAAGGGCAAAACCGGACAGAATCAGTGGGCAATTGAAGAGATAGCGGACTGGGTTGTCGAAGTTCTTACACCCAAAAATGATGTCCTTGCCCCCTCTCTTAATCCCGAAGCATACTCAGCCCTTATGCCTATCGTTTGGGCTCTTCTCACTCAACCGCCTTCTTGTCTACCATCAGATGGCTCTGACATTCCCTCTCACGTGGGCTCTGCCTTCATGTCCCATTTAATCCGTCAgggatcttcttctcctatcCGTGGGATTGGCGAAGAGTTCCTCATTACTCTGATTCTCGTGCACGAGAAGGAGTACCCCATTTTGCCTTTCTACATTGTCCCACAGTCACCTTTGCGTTCAATGATCAAGAGCTGGTTTGAGGGAATTCCAAAAACTCTTTTTGAATTGGGAACAAAAAATGAGAGAGCGTCCGAAAGGCTCTTACGCTTTCTTCTTGTAATTGGTTCAAGAGGCGAAGGCGCATTTGAGCAGCCCTATAGCCTAATTGATCCTACAACTTTCCCCGACCTGACACCTAAACTTGCGCCATTTTGGCATCTCCAGCACCCTTCAAAGGGCTCAATTCCAGGTGCATGGACAAAGCTTAGCAGTGGGGAGATAAAACGACTAGGTTTGGACGTAGCCATGATGTGGAAGCAATGGAATGGGGTTAGGCTAAGTGATGCCATCGGGAGGGTCTGCGGACATGACCAGTGGGGATTTTACTGGAGAAGGTAG
- a CDS encoding cleavage and polyadenylation specificity factor subunit 2, with protein MITLTPLSASAAETSPSEPICYLLELDDARILLDMGQRDYRASAQQNRWDYEEAVRDLAPTLSLVLLSHSSSNYLSLYPYARARWGLTCPVYATQPTVEMGRVVCLAEAESWRSECPVESEGEVAGDDGSKKPFKGPFVPTVEEIHEAFDWIKAVRYSQPLHLGGDFSHLLLTPFASGHTLGGSLFKIRSPTSGTVIYAVGVNHTSERHLDGMVGVQNGPTGYVDGVLRPDLLIVEGGRSMVINPKRKEREAALIDTITSTLESNHSVLLPVDPSPRLLELMILLDQHWTFKRTPKVKQQRYNEPPADLWPYPLCIVSKTAQDMVAFARSLIDWMGGVVKDSAGDMVDVGRGKRARGARMALGSEYGVLDFRHVQFFLNPTDLLQTYPLTRPKLVLAIPPTMSHGPSRFLFTAMANTEGNVIMLTGRSEEQTLARDLFNRWERSQTAGSKWGEGKIGHLTHLEGKLQVEMDSKVPLSGAELEAHVESERLQKEKEAAHKAAVDRSRRMLEADDLESDSESESEADGLAGGITVRRTEGANAYAGDGEDVRTMSFDIYVKGQQMRSGRGAEMARFRMFPFVERKGRKIDQFGEGLDIGQWMRKGREIAEEGETEEVREAKKRKEEEEEKAKQAPEPPSKYVSEEVGVELKAMIGFVDMEGLHDGQSIKTIISDLQPRKLIIVRSSKESTQNLISFLGSVIGFTKDIFSPSLSEEIKIGEHVQSYSLTLGDSISSTLAKKWSEFEGYEVTFVDGKIVLPAGSTIPILETPSLVGPLVKTEAEGDEADGESKPSVEELAAASTPPVSSSAPLPLPTSTFIGDLRLARLKHRLSLLNPPIPAEFAGEGVLVCGPGIAQEAQGAASIVSVRKIGEGKIVLEGCIGRVYVEVRKALYGGLARVDAA; from the exons ATGATCACTCTTACACCGctctctgcctctgccgcCGAaacttctccttccgaACCGATATGTTATCTGCTCGAACTTGACGATGCCCGGATATTGTTGGACATGGGGCAAAGAGACTATCGTGCGAGTGCTCAGCAAAATAGATGGGACTATGAAGAGGCGGTACGAGA TTTGGCACCAACTCTATCTCTCGTTTTGTTGTCTCATTCCTCGTCTAATTACCTCTCTCTCTATCCGTATGCCCGAGCAAGATGGGGTCTCACGTGTCCGGTATATGCCACACAGCCAACGGTAGAGATGGGGCGTGTTGTTTGTCTCGCCGAGGCTGAAAGCTGGAGATCAGAGTGTCCTGTAGAGtctgaaggagaagttgcaggagatgatgggagCAAGAAGCCTTTCAAGGGGCCGTTCGTCCCCACAGTTGAGGAGATTCACGAGGCCTTTGACTGGATTAAGGCTGTCAGGTATAGTCAGCCTTTACACCTCGGTG GCGAtttttcccatcttcttctcaccccTTTTGCCTCTGGGCATACGCTTGGTGGAAGTCTTTTCAAAATACGATCCCCCACATCAGGTACGGTTATCTATGCCGTTGGCGTCAACCATACCAGCGAAAGACATCTGGATGGGATGGTAGGAGTGCAAAATGGACCTACAGGCTACGTCGACGGAGTCTTGCGTCCCGACCTTCTGATTGTGGAAGGAGGCCGAAGTATGGTCATCAATCCAAAGCGTAAAGAACGTGAAGCAGCTCTCATAG ATACAATCACTTCCACCCTTGAATCAAACCATTCTGTACTCCTCCCGGTGGACCCATCACCTCGTCTTCTCGAACTTATGatccttcttgaccaaCATTGGACATTCAAACGCACACCAAAGGTAAAGCAACAACGATATAATGAACCACCCGCCGATCTTTGGCCTTATCCATTGTGCATTGTCAGTAAGACTGCTCAGGATATGGTAGCTTTTGCAAGGAGTCTGATAGACTGGATGGGCGGTGTGGTCAAGGATAGCGCTGGTGATATGGTCGATGTGGGTagagggaaaagagcaagagggGCACGAATGGCTCTTGGCTCGGAGTATGGCGTGTTGGATTTTCGACACGTCCAGTTCTTTTTGAACCCTACCGACTTGCTTCAAACATATCCGCTAACGCGCCCCAAGCTCGTTCTTGCCATACCACCGACCATGTCTCATGGTCCTTCACGCTTTCTTTTCACAGCGATGGCAAACACAGAAGGAAACGTCATCATGCTTACCGGCCGCAGCGAGGAACAGACGCTGGCAAGGGATTTATTTAATCGCTGGGAGAGATCCCAAACAGCAGGGAGTAAGTGGGGAGAGGGTAAAATAGGTCATTTAACTCACCTTGAGGGTAAATTGCAAGTTGAA ATGGATTCCAAGGTTCCCCTCTCTGGCGCTGAGCTTGAGGCCCATGTGGAGTCAGAACGTCTgcaaaaggaaaaggaagccGCGCACAAAGCTGCCGTAGACCGTTCTCGACGTATgcttgaagctgatgaCTTGGAATCCGACTCGGAGTCAGAATCCGAGGCTGATGGCCTTGCTGGAGGTATAACCGTGAGACGAACCGAGGGTGCCAATGCTTATGCCGGTGACGGCGAGGATGTCAGAACCATGAGTTTTGACATCTATGTTAAAGGTCAACAGatgagaagtggaaggggCGCAGAGATGGCGAGATTCAGAATGTTCCCATTCGTTGAACGTAAAGGACGCAAGATTGATCAGTTTGGCGAAGGTCTTGATATCGGCCAATGGATGCGCAAGGGACGAGAAATcgctgaagaaggcgagaCGGAGGAAGTAAGGGAagcgaagaaaagaaaggaagaggaagaggaaaaagcgAAGCAAGCGCCGGAACCGCCTAGCAAGTATGTGAGCGAAGAGGTGGGGGTTGAATTGAAGGCTATGATCGGTTTCGTAGATATGGAAGGGTTGCATGATGGACAAAGTATCAAGACCATCATTTCAGACCTGCAGCCTCGAAAATTG ATTATTGTGCGATCATCCAAAGAATCCACACAAAACCTCATATCTTTCTTGGGCAGCGTCATAGGATTCACAAAGGACATATTTAGCCCATCGCTAAGCGAAGAGATCAAGATTGGTGAACACGTGCAATCCTACTCTCTGACCCTTGGTGACAGCATATCCTCTACTTTGGCAAAGAAATGGTCTGAA TTTGAGGGATATGAGGTGACATTCGTGGATGGCAAGATTGTTCTTCCTGCAGGATCTACTATTCCAATCCTCGAGACCCCCTCCCTCGTTGGCCCTTTGGTTAAGACTGAAGcggagggagatgaagcCGACGGTGAATCAAAACCATCGGTCGAAGAACTCGCAGCTGCCTCTACACCGCCCgtctcatcatctgctcCCTTGCCCTTACCAACCTCAACGTTTATTGGGGACTTGCGTCTTGCCCGACTTAAGCATCGGCTATCTCTCCTCAATCCTCCCATACCTGCAGAGTTTGCAGGCGAAGGTGTACTTGTTTGCGGTCCAGGGATAGCTCAAGAGGCACAGGGGGCAGCAAGCATAGTCTCGGTCCGGAAGATTGGAGAGGGCAAGATTGTTTTGGAAGGATGTATAGGTAGAGTGTACGTAGAAGTTAGAAAAGCGTTGTACGGAGGTCTGGCCAGGGTAGATGCTGCGTAA
- a CDS encoding BEM46 family protein, producing MLSSNTALTIAKYAFGASVTATTLVIGGLWYFQRSLIYPSGFPEGSRSVVPKPIEVGCPYEDVTLTCSDGIKIKAYAIMARKKPLMLSELRGLTPTERKERAQNEMEAWAQEMGDEKAIEYSKSRPTIVIFHANAGNMGHRVPLARHFNVDYKCNVFMLSYRGYGLSEGKPSELGLQIDIQTAMKYVQVHPILGQTKIVLYGQSLGGAACFYAASKHSDTVAGVIVENTMLSLKTLVPLVMPQIPKFLLPILLTEHWDAHKTVPLIPSTTPILFLVGKRDTLVKAEQMVALRELRGSGRTRWREFDGEHNDTCLQPGYWEEIGKWLREEIEDDGMEVVDQNDGGKEN from the exons ATGTTATCCTCAAATACAGCTCTCACTATTGCCAAG TACGCTTTTGGTGCATCTGTGACGGCTACGACATTGGTAATAGGTGGCCTGTGGTATTTCCAGCGAAGCCTTATCTATCCTTCCGGATTTCCAGAAGGATCTAGGTCTG TCGTCCCTAAACCGATCGAAGTGGGATGTCCGTACGAAGACGTAACACTCACTTGCTCAGATGGAATTAAAATCAAAGCCTACGCCATCATGGCTAGAAAGAAACCATTGATGCTGTCTGAGTTGAGGGGACTTACCCCCACTGAACGAAAAGAGAGAGCCCAGAATGAAATGGAGGCCTGGGCACAAGAGATGGGCGATGAAAAGGCTATTGAA TACTCTAAATCAAGGCCAACGATTGTTATATTCCATGCCAACGCAG GTAACATGGGTCACCGTGTTCCATTGGCCAGACATTTCAACGTCGACTATAAATGTAATGTATTCATGTTAAGCTACAGAGG GTACGGTCTGTCGGAAGGCAAGCCATCTGAGTTGG GCCTCCAAATCGATATTCAGACAGCTATGAAGTACGTTCAAGTCCACCCTATCCTCGGACAAACAAAGATCGTT CTTTACGGGCAATCACTTGGTGGTGCCGCTTGTTTTTACGCTGCAAGTAAACATAGTGATACT GTGGCTGGAGTCATTGTTGAGAATACCATGCTTTCTCTCAAGACCCTCGTTCCCCTCGTCATGCCTCAAATTCCCAAGTTTCTTTTACCAATTCTCCTAACGGAGCATTGGGATGCCCATAAAACAGTCCCATTAATCCCTTCAACGACTCCTATCCTTTTTCTGGTTGGTAAGCGAGATACGCTTGTCAAAGCTGAACAAATGGTGGCGCTTCGTGAGCTCCGGGGTTCAGGAAGGACAAGATGGCGAGAGTTTGACGGGGAGCATAACGACACTTGTTTGCAGCCAGGATattgggaagagattgggAAGTGGTTaagggaagagatagaagatgatgggatggaagtCGTCGATCAGAACGAcggagggaaagagaattAA